The nucleotide window CGGCTGGCTTCCGGTCAAACGAGCGGCACCGCACCGCCAGACCGTCCAATGTCGGTCGATAGCCTGATCCCTGACGATGCTTTTCTGGGTCTCGACCCGCTGAAGGCGTTGGAGCAACAACCCGGCGTGGTTTCGGAAATAGATGAACTTGTCAGCCCCTCTGTCATGCCCACGGATGCTTTCAAGGGCTCCGACTACGCCCCCATCGACATGGAAAACCTGCTGTTGCCGGAGCTGGTCGAAACGTCGCCCAAACCCAAACTGGAGCCGGTCTCGCCGGTCACTACACCCCTTCATCCAGATGAAGACTTCTGGGAACGTTTCGGCACGGCGCTGGGGATAGACATTGGAAACCTGGACAACGAGGCCCGCGAAGCCCTGGCATTGACTGTCGTGAGGTTGCTCAGGCAAAGCATCCAGGGATTGCAGCAAAGCCTGCATACCCGGTCGGAGTTGAAGAATGAACTGCGCCTGGCCCAGACGCTCATCCAGGGTGAGCCGAAGAACCCATTGAAGTTCGCTGACGACGCCCAGCAAGCTCTGCAGGTGCTTTTGCAACCGAACAAACCTGCCCTGTTATCGGCCGACCAGGCCATTGCCCGCGCCTTCCGCGATCTACAGGCCCATCAAGTGGCGCTGC belongs to Pseudomonas sp. B21-028 and includes:
- the tagH gene encoding type VI secretion system-associated FHA domain protein TagH — translated: MELVLEMLNARQFIPAPLCRMTFRAAGGVIGRGESCDWIIPDRQRLLSKRHAQISAREGAFFLTDTSGNGVSHRASGARLPKGEPVRIQDGDVFLMGDFEIQARLASGQTSGTAPPDRPMSVDSLIPDDAFLGLDPLKALEQQPGVVSEIDELVSPSVMPTDAFKGSDYAPIDMENLLLPELVETSPKPKLEPVSPVTTPLHPDEDFWERFGTALGIDIGNLDNEAREALALTVVRLLRQSIQGLQQSLHTRSELKNELRLAQTLIQGEPKNPLKFADDAQQALQVLLQPNKPALLSADQAIARAFRDLQAHQVALLTASRATLRATLEHFSPQRLMFRLERDYKPLIRTSGRYWKAYGRYHQALCQDDDWTGRLLARDFAQAYEEQVRLVSTLHTDHHG